In Oncorhynchus mykiss isolate Arlee chromosome 1, USDA_OmykA_1.1, whole genome shotgun sequence, the following proteins share a genomic window:
- the LOC110531613 gene encoding transcription factor COE3 — protein sequence MFGIQENIGLPRGGTTMKEEPLGSGMNSVRSWMHTSGVVDANTAAQSGVGLARAHYEKQPPSNLRKSNFFHFVLALYDRQGQPVEIERTAYVDFVEKDKEPNSEKTNNGIHYKLQLLYSNGVRTEQDLFVRLIDSMTKQAIIYEGQDKNPEMCRVLLTHEIMCSRCCDKKSCGNRNETPSDPVIIDR from the exons ATGTTTGGAATTCAGGAAAATATAGGCTTACCTAGAGGGGGGACGACTATGAAAGAGGAACCGCTGGGCAGCGGGATGAACTCGGTCCGCTCGTGGATGCACACATCTGGGGTAGTGGATGCGAACACAGCCGCCCAAAG CGGTGTGGGTTTGGCTCGGGCACACTACGAGAAGCAACCACCGTCCAACCTCAGAAAATCCAACTTTTTCCACTTCGTTCTTGCGCTGTATGACAGACAAGGACAGCCGGTGGAGATCGAACGGACAGCTTATGTGGACTTTGTGGAGAAGGACAAA GAACCAAACAGTGAAAAAACTAACAATGGGATACACTACAAACTACAGTTACTGTACAGCAACG gtgtcagaacagaacaggatcTTTTCGTACGATTAATCGATTCCATGACAAAACAG GCTATTATCTATGAAGGTCAAGACAAAAACCCAGAGATGTGCCGAGTGCTTCTCACACACGAAATCATGTGCAG TCGGTGTTGTGATAAGAAGAGTTGTGGCAACAGGAACGAGACTCCTTCAGACCCCGTTATCATCGACAGGTAA